From Paralcaligenes sp. KSB-10:
ATAGTCTAGGCGCATATTAATGACATTTTCAAGGTTCTGGGGCAAACTGAATTCAATATTGCCTTCTATTTTTTTGTTGGAAAGGCTTGACCCCGCCAGGCAAGGAGCTTACTGAATGCATGCGCTGCTCAACGACATCGCTCTGCACCCGAATTGGGTCCTGCTGGTTGTGTTTCTTGTGGCGTTTTCCGAATCGATCGTCCTCGTTGGCACCCTGGTTCCGGCAGGGGTTGTCCTGTTCACCGCCGGAGCCCTGATCGGTACGGGAGCGGTTAATGTATGGGCCACTCTCGGCATCGCTGCCATCGGCGCTGTGTGCGGCGACGGCCTGAGCTACGAAGTGGGCCGGAAATACTACGAACAGATCAAAACCTGGGGCCTGTTCCAGCGGCGTACAGCCCTGGTCGAACGCGGCCAGCAATTTATCCGCGAACATGGCGGCAAGAGCATCCTGTTCGCACGCTTCATCGCTCCGGTACGCGCAATCGTGCCCTTTATTGCCGGTATTGCGCATATGCGACGCACGGAATTTTATTTCGCGAATATCGGGTCTGCGCTGGTCTGGTCGCCCGCCCATATTCTGCCCGGCCTGGTATTCGGGGCGTCAATCCAGCTGGCCCGAGCGGTGAGCGGGCGGATTGCCTTGATCCTGATCCTGCTCGTCGCGCTGATATGGCTTGTCGCATGGGTAACGCGCATGGCCATCAGGAACGGCATACCGATACTCCGGAAATGGCGGGATGGCGCGTTGCTATGGGCCAATCAGACCGCTCCGACACCGCCTTCCCGAACCCGGCTCTGGGTGTCCATGCTGCTTGATCCGCATAAACCCGGTTCACATGCTTTGCTGCTATGCACGCTGCTGTTCGTCGGCAGCAGCGTGCTGTTCCTGATTATCGCGCAAGATGTATTCACGCATGATTCGCTAGTGCATCTTGATATGGCCCTGTTCAATATGCTGCAGGGACTGCGCACCTGGCCCGCGGATCACCTCATGGTCGGAATCACCGAATTGGGCGGCGTTCGTGTCCGCCTGTTCGTGGCACTGGCAGTGATGTGCTGGCTCGTCCTGCGGCGATGCTGGCGCACGGCGGGTTATTGGCTGGCAATGACAATCATCGCCGAAGGCTTGGTCAGATTGCTGGCCTTGATTACAAATCGGCCTCGCCCCTTGAACCTGTACAGCGGCATCGAACATTTTTCTTTCCCGAGCGGGCATGCTACATCCAGCATGATTATTTATGGTTTTCTGGCCTATCTCGTCGCCCGCCGCCAGACTCCGATCAACCGGGCGGCCATCACCGTCATTACCACCGTAGGGATTGTACTGATCGGAATTTCCCGCCTGTACCTTGGCGCGCATTGGTTGTCGGATGTCCTGGCAGGCTGGAGCCTGGGTGTCGCATGGCTGACGCTGGCTGTCATTATTTATACCCAGCGCCAGGTATCTGAACGCTTGCACCCCCGAGCTCTGGGAGGCTTGGCTCTGGCGGTGCTGCTGGCAAGCGGGGCCTGGACATTCATTTATCGATCGGACTCCGACTTGTCGCTTTACACACCGGAATCGCGGACCCAAACCATTACATTGACGCAATGGACAGACAGCACCTGGCAAAAACTGCCGAAATACCGGGTGGAACTGCGAAGCCACGACAAAGAGCTGTTTGTGCTGCAATGGGCCGATAGCGCCGACCACATACAAAGCCGGTTGGAGCGAGCCGGATGGCTGGCGCCGCCGGCATGGTCGACCCGCACGACACTGTTATGGCTGATTCCGAGCACCGCGGCCAAGGAACTGCCGGTGCTGCCCAGATACAATCTGGGCAAGGGCTCGGGGCTGGCATTCGTGCTCCTGGATCCCGGCAAACCTCTATCGCGGACCGTACTCAGGCTCTGGCGATCTGACTATCTGCTGGAAAAGTCCGACCGGGAACCCCCAGTGCCAATCTGGTACGGGGCTTTCTACCAAGAGGACTTCAAGCAGCCCGGACATCTGTTCACTCTGGGCATTACAGGCAACTTTACCGACGTGCCGGCGCTGATGCGGCTATTGCCCGCGGATCTCAAGATCTTGCTGCGCCCGGCTTCCGAAAATATACCCAAGCGGCAGACCATACTGGCCCTGCCGGCCACGCCGGCGCCATCATGAGCCAATCAGGCTGGCGGCGATATTGATCGACAGGCCTACGATGGCGACATTGAATAGGAAACTGAGCACAGCCTGGGCCAGCACCGCCTTGCGCGCCGCTCTGTTCATTACGGATACGTCCGCAGTCTGGGCGGCGACGGCTATCGTGAAAGAAAAGTAAAGGAAATCCCAATAGTCGGGGTTCTGTTCACCTTCCGGAAAATGCAAAGGCCGCTGATTCGCCTTGGACCGATAGAACAGGCGCGCATAATGGTGAGTGAACAATGTCCCAAGCAGGCACCACGAACCGAAAACCGTAGCGATGGTAAAAGCATAATGGGACAGGCGCAGATTGGCCGGCAAGTCTTTTACGGTCGAAAGTTCGAGAATGATGGCCGCGAGGCTGGCCACCGATGCAATCGACATGATCACCAGAACCGCTCCTGCGCTTTCGTCTTCCTGCTCGGCAAGTTTGCGCACCCGAACAGGATCGGAACGCATCATCAGCCATCCCATCAGACACAGATAAAGCCATACCGTAATATTCCACCCCGCCAATATCCGGCTATCCGGTTTCCAGGATGCGGGAAGAGCCAGGGCAACAGCCACGCCCACCACGACGGTGATGGCCAGCCGCAGATGATTATCAAAAAAATGACGGGCGGAAACCATAGTTTGCCATGCTGATTGAGTAAATTATTGTACACAGGAGGCGTGCCACAGTGATGACTTTTGGCCGATTCGGGTGCAAACTTCGCCTGCAGCCTTTATCGATTGCAGCCCTACTCTTTGCCGTGGACTGGCCATCCAGTGTGCCTGGCATCACGGCAAGCCTGCCCTGCCTCAAGGAGACCTCATCATGGAACGCAAAAAAGCCAGCGATTTTCCTGCCGGTGTTCTCAAGCTGTTTGATTCATATGTGCATGGCATGATCGGACGCCGGGAGTTCCTGGATCGAGCCGCCAAGTTTGCGGTAGGCGGCTTTACCGCGGCAGCCATGCTCGAAAGCCTTAAACCCAATTACGCGTACGCCCAACAGGTCGCCAAAGACGACAGCCGGATCAAAACTCAATACCTGAACTACCCCTCGCCGCACGGGTCCGGCACCATGCGTGGATATTTTGCGCTGCCGGCCAAGCCCGCCGGCAAACTGCCAGGCGTTCTGGTGGTTCACGAAAACCGCGGGCTCAATCCCTATATCGAAGATGTGGCGCGTCGCCTGGCACTGGAAAACTTCGTGGCTTTTGCCCCCGATGCCCTGACACCTCTGGGCGGTTATCCTGGCGACGAAGAAAAAGCAACCAAGCTGTTTGCCCAGCTCGATCCGAAAAAGCGTATTGAAGATTTCGTTGCCGGGGCTGAATTTCTAAAATCGCGCCCCGAATGCACCGGCAAAATCGGAGCCGTGGGATTCTGTTTCGGCGGCGGAGTCGTCAATACCCTGGCGGTACGCCTGCCGGATCTTGCGGCAGCCGTGCCCTTTTACGGCAGCCAGCCCAGCGCGGCAGACACCGCCAAGATCAAGGCCCCTCTTCTGATTCACTATGCCGGCCTGGATGAGCGCATCGATGCCGGCTGGCCGGCTTTTGAAGCAGCGCTCAAAGCCAATGGCATCAAGTACCAGGAGTACATGTATGCGGGTGTCAACCACGGTTTTCATAACGACACGACTCCGCGTTACGACGAGGCGGCGGCCAAGCTCGCCTGGTCGCGCACCATTGCCTTTCTGAACAAGAACCTGAAGCCTTGAGCAGGCCCGGACCAGTGGCCAGGGCCGTAGAGATCAATGCAGGGAAATGTGGCGCTCGCGTATGACTCCGCCCCACTTCTGCTGTTCCGAAGCGATAAAACTCTTGAACTTGGCCGGCGTATCGCCCATGGCCTGAATACCCAGGTCATTAAGCTTCTTGACGACGGTCGGATCGGCCAGGGCTTTGGCGATGGCCAGGTTAAGCCTGCTTACGATGTCCTTGGGCGTCTTGGCGGGTACCACAACACCCTGCCATGTGTAGGCCTCGAAGCCCGGCAAACCGGCCTGGGCAAAAGTCGGCACGTCGGGCAAAGTCGAGCTGCGCTCAGGTAAAGGAATTCCCAAGGCGCGCAGCTTCCCGGAACGGACCAGCGGTGCGGCCGCCGACAGGTCGGCCATCATGAAGTCGACCTGGCCGCCCACAATGTCCTGCAAGGCAGGGGGAGTTCCTTTATACGGCACATGGGTGGCAGTGCCTTTGATTTTTTCCAGCAACAGTTCGGCGGCCAAATGATGAGGGCTGCCATTTCCCACCGAGGCGAAGGAAAGCTTGCCAGGATTTTTTTGCACGTAGGCGACAAAATCCTGCAGATTCGCGGTCGGCAGATTGGGGCGTACCACCAGCACCACAGGCAGCCTGACCAAAGTGCTTACCGGCTCGAAATCCTTGTTGGCATCGTACGCCAGATTGGCATACAAACTGGGGTTGAGTACCAGCGTACCCTGTCCCGCGGTCATGACGGTATACCCGTCGGGCGCTGCGCGCCTGAGCTCTTGCGCGGCCACGATTGTGGCAGCGCCGGGCTTGTTTTCCACAACGATGCTGGTACCCAGTTCCTTGGACACCAATTGCGCCACCAGACGAGTCGATATGTCGCTGCCGCCGCCCGCCGAATACGGCACCAGCCAGCGTATCGGGTGGTCCGGATATGAGGCAGCCAGCGCGGGAGCCGCCAGAAAACCGAGGCAAGCCAATACCGACAGCCGCCTGCGCCACTCAACAAATAATTTGCGATAAATAGCCGAGCCTTTCATTTTCTTCCTCTCCATTTTGTACTAATTGTGATCATGCCTTGACTTTAAGCAATAACTTAACATATCAATTATTAAAATTAACATATTAACTATTTAATTGGCATTAGGCTAAACACTAAAATCAATCCGATGGCGTGTTCCACCACAAAATATCGGCCCTGAGTCAGCGCGAGGTGCACTACTATCCTGGAAACGACAACACACTCGGGGTCAAGTCTTGCGCGCCTTGCATTGAGCACCCGCAGCCCCAATAAGGAAATACATTCATGGAAGGCATGGGCTTGTTATGGCTGGCACTGGTTTATCTTGCGGCTGGCGTGATCTCCGTTCCCATCGCACAAAGGCTTGGGCTCGGATCGGTGCTCGGCTACCTTATTGCCGGTGCGGCAATAGGCCCTTTCGCCCTGCATCTGGTGGGCGACCAGACCGGAGTCATGCATTTTGCCGAATTCGGCGTCGTCATCATGCTGTTCCTCATCGGCCTTGAGGTCCGTCCTACTGTTCTATGGAGCATGCGCGGCGTATTTTTCGGCCTCGGCGGCGCCCAGGTCCTTGCTACGGGCCTGGCCTTGACGGCAGCGGGCCTGGCTTTAGGGCTGGATTGGCGACAGGCGGTGGCCCTGGGATTCATCCTATCCCTGTCTTCGACCGCCATCGTGTTGCAGACTTTCGAAGAAAAAGGACTCAGGCATACGCCTGCCGGGAGCGCGGCATTCGGTATTTTGCTATTCCAGGACGTATCAACCATTCCCATGTTTGCCGCCCTGCCCTTGCTGGTTGCGGGCGGAGCCGGCGCATTGAACTCGTCCGAACAAGGGATGCTGGCGGGATTCCCCGCATGGGTCCATGCGCTTGCCGTGCTGGCCGCCGTCATGCTGGTCATCGGCGCGGGCCGTTATCTGACCCGCCCCGCCTTTCGGTTTATTGCCGATACCCGCTCGCGCGAAATCTTTACCGCCTCGGCATTGTTACTGGTGATCGCGGTGGCGCTGCTCATGGAAGCGGTTGGACTTTCCGCCGCTTTGGGCGCATTCCTGGCTGGCGTAGTTCTGGCCGACAGCGAATTCAGGCGTGAGCTCGAGGGCGATATCGAACCGTTCCGGGGCCTGCTGCTGGGTTTGTTTTTTATTTCAATAGGCGCCGGCATGGATCTGGGGCTGATCGCCACCCAGCCTGTTTTGCTGGCCGGCTTCGTCATCGGCCTGATGGCCATCAAAATGATCGTTATTTACCTCGTCGCCCGGCTCTTTGGCGTGGACGGCCGGGCTGCCGCCCTGACTGCCGCCGCGCTTGCGCAAGGTGGGGAGTTTGCTTTTGTGCTGCTTGGAATAGCCTCGGCCTCGGGCATAATCACAGCTGGCATATCGGGGCTGGCGACCGCCGCGGTGGCAACATCCATGGCCCTTACTCCTTTGACCCTGATGGGCTACAAGCGCTGGTGCGCTCATGGCCTGTCTTCAATACCCGAGCCCGAAAACGAAGCCTTCGATGATCGCCCGGATGCAATCGTTGCCGGCTTCGGACGCTTTGGCCAGATCGCCGCCCGCCTGCTGATTGTGAACGGTTTTAAAACGTCGACACTGGACGCCAGTGCCGAACAGGTCGAGCTGGTGCGACGATTCGGCCGCCGGGTATATTATGGCGACGCAACGCGTCTGGATCTGTTGCGCGCTTCGGGCGCGGCCGAGGCGAAACTGTTGATCGTGGCAATCGACGACCGCGATCAGGCCGAAAGATTGGTTGAAATAGCGACCCGCCATTTTCCGAACCTTACGATTCTGGCGCGTGCCTACGACCGGCGCCACGCGTACCGTTTACTGGATAAGGGGGCTCATGTCGTTGAACGGGAAACCTTTGAGGCCGGCCTGGTTTTGGGTGCGGAAGCCCTTAAAACATTGGGGTTCAAGGAGTTTCAGGCGGCACGCGCGGCACGCCTGTTTCGTAGGCACGATGAAAATATGTTCGAGGCCCTCAAGCAAGTATGGGGTGACGACGAGCGTTTCATGGTCGCCACCAAGGAAACCAGCGAGCGCATGAACGAACTGCTGGCAGCCGATATACAAACCATGCTGCAAGAGCCCGAAAACGATCAGGCCTGACGGTTCTCTTCACTCAGGGCCTTTTCGATTCACGCCTTGCGCGCGCTGAAAAGCATGATAATGCCCAAGCCCATGACCAGCAAGCCGCCCAAAGCGCCAACTGCCCGGCCACGCGCCGGCGAACGGGCAAACCAGGCCCGCGCCCGGGCGGCTGTCAGTGCCCAGACTGTGTCGGAACAAAATCCAACCATAACCGGTATTGTGGCCAGCATCAGCATCTGCAATGTCGAGTGGCCGATTTCGCGGTGCACGAATTGAGGCAGAATCACCGCGAAAACGATAACCGCCTTGGGGTTCGTCAGGCCCACCCAAAAGCCCTGCCGCATGGAAACCAGGGCGCTTTGCGAATGTTTCTGACTCATCAGCGATGGATTGATGGCTTTGCGATTCCTGATGGCCTGCACACCCAGATAAATCAGGACCAATGCCCCCAGAATCTTGATCGCGACAAACAACAGATACGACTCTTGCAAAATAACACCGATTCCACAAGACACCAGAATGGCCACGCCATACGTTCCTAGGGAATTGCCCGCCACTGTTGCAAGTGCATTGCGCCGGCCATGGCTCAGCGCACGCCCCACAATGAACATGACACTGGGCCCCGGAACCACAATCAGGACAATACACGCCAAAGCAATCGAAAACACTTGATCGAAATCGACCATGAAATGACTCCCGGTCTACAAGAATCGCGTAGCGTATTTTGCCTGATATTGTTATTTCATGCCGGCTTGAGCCGATAGAATGGGCGATGCGAACGGATGATCCGGGAGCCGATCAGGGTTTCCTGTGAACGATGCGCCGCCGTTGGCGGGAGGCGCCGCAAGCAGTTGAGGCGCACGCCAATTGCCATTGCCGCGAGTCCATAGCCAGTATGTTTGCCTGACCTGATTGCTGCGGCCCAGCACATACAATGTGCCGTTGATCGTACGCAGCGCCGGAGACGACTCCACATGCGTTCCCAGCACAACGGCACGAGCCCCTCCTTCGAACAGCCAAAGCCGTCCGCCGTCGTGTCCCAGGGCGGCAATGGCCACCTTGCCTTTTTCGTTCAGTCCTATGGCCGGTTGTCCGATATAGGAAAAACCCAGATCCCGGGGCGCGTCCCAGCCCTCGCCAGGAGCGCCACGCTGCGATTGAATCAACTGCAGCATATGGCCTGTTATCCGGTCCCTGACATAAAGCTCGATCAGGCCCCTGACATCACGCTGCGCCGCCAGGCCCCCAGACGTAGAGACATCGCCCAAGCGGTGCCAGTCTGTCCAACTGTCGACTCCGGGCAGCCGTTGAGAGCTCACCCAAAGGCCGCCGTTGCGATCCGAGGCGAAAACCGCCGGGTTGCCATTGGCATCAAGCGCCGCGGCAGCATTCGGCAGAGCGTCTGCAAGCCTGGGCAGGCTGGTCCAATGCCACGACTCGCCCCGTTCCGAATCCACCTCAACCGCGTAGTGGTATATCCCGTCGTTGCCCATCGCCAGCGCCGCTGGCTGCCCCTGTGCGCTGCGGGACATAAGAGGCAAATCGACTGTACGTATAGCTACCAATTCACGCCAGCCACGCCAATGCCGATCCGGATTCCGGACATTGGCCCATAAACGGCCCGTTGCGTCGCGAGCGAGTATGCCAGTACGACCATCGATCAAATTGTAGGCAGCCACGCGCCCGGGAATGCGGCCTCCGAGCGACAGCCAGGATTGATCATGGCTGCCATGAACATTCGCGGCGGAATTGGCTTCGCCGACGGCAAACAGCAGATAGCCGCCGTTTGAGTCCGCGGCAATAGCCGGCGCCAGGGTATGGCGTATAACGTAATAGGTGCGGCTTACCCAGGACGCCGCCGTACCGGCCGGTTCCTTGCAACTGGCAGGATCTTTCGGACAATAGCGGTAATCTTCCCAGGCATAGTGCTTGAATGCGACGGTTTTTGCGGAAGTTTCGGCTGCAGTCAGGTTCGAAGCGCGTTCCTGCGTGGGGTAGTCGACATAGGCCACCTCCGCATAATTGCCTGGCTCCTGCCTGATTGCGTCGCGCACCAGGCGCGCGCTGGCTATGTGATCCGGGTGATCGTTACCGATGCAGCGCCAACACAGCTTGTTGTACGGAATGTTGATGGTATCGTCCATGTGACGAATGACCGTAGGCTGGTAATCCTTGATAATGGCCGCCAGGGTGGCAACCAGCTGCGCACGGTCGTACGTTTCCGGATAGGGTCCCAACGACTCCACAGTCGCTCCGGGAACCGATTCGGCCCGACTGAGTGGCGTCAAGCTACCCCACCCCTTTCCCAGCCACGGATCCTTCAAGCGCATGTGTATCAGGGATACGCGTTTATCGCCCATCAGGAAAAAACGGGCCAGATGCCGTCCATCGAAGTCGCCGACGTCTTCCAGCCAACTGTTGGTCGTTTGCGCAATATACGAGTAAGCAGCCCGGACGCCTCGGGCGCGGCCAAGCATGTAACCCATGCCTTCGCCCCGCTCGGCGGCAGTCAGGTAGACTGTCTGCACACAACCGCCCGCGCCGATCGTTGCGTGGATATCGGGGTTCATGAAGAGCAGATCATCGTCCTGGTGGGCGACAAAAACCAGGTCTTTCATGCCATGGCATTCAGCCAGCCCAGGGGCGGCCCATGCCGGCGCAATGCAGCCTGCCCAAACGAGCACGCTCAACGCAGCAAGCCATCGTATGGCGCTCACAACGGTCCTTTCATTCAAGCCTATGAAAACGTTACTCTATTAAGTGTCGGGGAAAGCCGGCAACGGCATGCCAGGGACCACGGAACGCACCATTGCAGTGCAAGTGGTGCTCGTCAACGTCGAGAAAATGCGATTCTATTCCTATCCGTGCAAATTCAGTATCAAAACCCTCTGGGATTTCGGCAAACTGTTGTTTCCATGGGAAATATTCCGACCTCGGACGACAGGTTTTGAGTCACATCGAGCCGAGGCGAAACCACGCAGACGCATCAGCCCGCAAATTCAGTGATAGGTACGCGCCAGGGCACGCTCGATCGGTGCCGATGAAATGGTCGTGACCCCGGTAAACGGCTCATCGTAAGCCGCAATCAAAAAGATGGTTACCCCGAAGCCCAACGAAAACAGAGTCATGGAAATGGCCAGCGACCGCCGAAAGCCCAGGTGGAGTTCGGCCATGACACACGCCGATACGAACAACATGACGAAAACCGCGACCCACTTCGGCATTCGGACGCTGGACTGTGCAATAGCCAGCCGGGTGCCGCGGGCCGCTTCAATGCGCAGTATGTATCGGCGCAACTCTTTGCCGCCGATGCTGCGCACTGAATTGGGCACCCCGGTCTGGAGCTCCACCGCCTTGAGCGCCAGGTTCTCAAGGTAATCTTCCGCCTCTTGGCTGGCTCCGCCGTGCCGTCCCATCATGGGCCACTCGGTATGAATCACCGCACGCCCATAATTCCGGATCAGGGCCGTGACAGGCTGTCCATCGGTCGCTGACAGATACTTCGCCACCCGCAGACTATCTGCGATCGCAGTGGCTTCCTGTTCGACAGCCACCCGCCCTTTTTCATCTGCCTGCCAGACATCATTGGCCACAAAGGCAAGTACCATCCCGGTGGGCAGGAGGATCCCGGAAAGCATGGTGTTGATCAGAGTGGTGCCTTTTTTATTGGGGAAAAACCTGCCCACGAACTTCATGACCAGCGTGGCAACGACCGTCAGCAGTCCCATGGCCAAGATGCAAATCACAAAAAGTATATAGTCCGGCAATTCAAGCAAATAATCGTATGGGTTCATTGGCGCTTCCTGATTTTTGCCGATTTAATCACACTCGGCGCTCGGCGCACATTGTGAAATACCCGGTCACAAACCCATCGACCGTCGCAAGGTCTACGGCTGCGCCAGAGCAATCACACCTGCGATAATCGCCAGGCAACCCGCCAGGCGGGCCGCGCTTACTTTCTCCTTGAGTATGAAAAAGCTGGCCACAGTGCCTATCATCAAGGACATTTCACGCAAAGGCGCAATCATGCTGACCTGTGCGCCCTGCTGCAAAGCATACAGCACCAGGATATAGCCCAACGGCGACAGCAGCCCTACTGCCACCGCCAGGCGCCACTTTCCCTGCATTTGTTGAATCACGGCCTGGCGCCGTACCCATGCCGTTGGGGCCATGATCAGGGTAATCGTCAAGCCGCAAAACCAGTCAAGCACTACCGGTGCTATATACAGCCACTTGACACTGTAGGCGTCAGCGACGGTATAGCAGGCAATCAGCAAGCCCACCAGCAAGCCCCACCGCACACCCGTCCATGCGCGAGCCTGCGAAAAAATACGCCAATTGCCTTGTGTCGCAATCAGCAAAACGCCAGCCACGACACACAGCATGCCGCCGATCTTGGAAAAAGAAGGGTCTTCACCCAGCCATAGGTAAGCGCCCGCGCTAGCCAGCACAGGCCCGGTACCGCGTCCTATGGGATATACGACAGAGAGATCGGCGACTTGATAGCCGCGCTGCAAGGACAGGCCATAGGCAAGATGTATGACACTGGAGAGCAATATAAACCCCACCACAGTGCCGCTCCACGCCATGCCATTGACCACCAGAACATAAATCACCCAAGGCGCAAGCAGTACAGTCGACGAAAATCGGTACGCCAGCACAAAGGCCGCTCCGGCAGAAGCAGCCCGTTTCGCAATCAGGTTCCATGAGGCATGAAAGACAGCGGCCAGAAAAACCAGCGCAAAGATCTGGGAAGTCATCCGGGAGCGCGGGACCCGTACTTAAAGTATGTCGTTGACCACGTCAGCAGGCCGGCATAGCCGCGTTCCCTTGACAGTAACCACAAACGGCCGGTTCATGAGTATGGGATGAGCCATCACGGCATCAATAAGCTGCTCGTCGCTCAATGCAGGATTATCGAGCTGCAGATCCTGGTAGACCGTTTCTTTGCTGCGCATGGCTTCACGCACGGAAAGCCCCGCATTTTTAATAAGCGCCACGAGTTCGGCACGACTTGGAGGATGATTGAGGTATTCGATTATTTCAGGCTGTTCGCCATGCTCTTGAAGCATTTGCAGCACAGTGCGCGAGGTTCCGCAGCGCGGATTATGATAGATTTTTGTCATGGCATCGAAT
This genomic window contains:
- the arsC gene encoding arsenate reductase (glutaredoxin) (This arsenate reductase requires both glutathione and glutaredoxin to convert arsenate to arsenite, after which the efflux transporter formed by ArsA and ArsB can extrude the arsenite from the cell, providing resistance.) translates to MTKIYHNPRCGTSRTVLQMLQEHGEQPEIIEYLNHPPSRAELVALIKNAGLSVREAMRSKETVYQDLQLDNPALSDEQLIDAVMAHPILMNRPFVVTVKGTRLCRPADVVNDIL
- a CDS encoding DMT family transporter; its protein translation is MTSQIFALVFLAAVFHASWNLIAKRAASAGAAFVLAYRFSSTVLLAPWVIYVLVVNGMAWSGTVVGFILLSSVIHLAYGLSLQRGYQVADLSVVYPIGRGTGPVLASAGAYLWLGEDPSFSKIGGMLCVVAGVLLIATQGNWRIFSQARAWTGVRWGLLVGLLIACYTVADAYSVKWLYIAPVVLDWFCGLTITLIMAPTAWVRRQAVIQQMQGKWRLAVAVGLLSPLGYILVLYALQQGAQVSMIAPLREMSLMIGTVASFFILKEKVSAARLAGCLAIIAGVIALAQP